GAACCCGTTCATGGGTGGCGGGACCGCCGGGTTCGTCGGATTGTGCACGTCGATGTCCAGCTTCGATTCCACCCAGGAAGAACTCATGTCACCCGTGCAGGCAGAGTTCATTTTGAACAGGCCGATGTCGGGAGTTCCATCCCAAGTCGGCAGTGCGACCGCACCGAGCTTCGTCAAATCATCCACGTCTCTCGGAAGGCCACGCGCGGCGCGGTAATCGTTCAACCTGCCAAGATAGTGATCGAAACTCCGGTTCTCTTGCATCATCAGGATGATGTGGTTGATCTTAGTTTTCGCGCTGTCGCGGGGAGGAGTACTGCCCTCTCCCCGGATGCCGGCGCACCCGGTTAGCATCACGGCAAGCGCCATCGCAAAAACGGAAATACACAGCTTCATTCGTCTATTAATGCAGTGCTTCATAAACAATAGGGATAGCCTCCCACACCCGTCTCAGGCGCATAGGATGCGGTCTACGTGAGTGGCTGTTGGCCGGGAACCCTGAACAAATCACCCTAGTTCCACCCCGGCACGCCGTACCATGGCCTTATTTGCCCCTGCGAGGCCTCGTCCATATCTCACCCCGCCATGTGACCCGTATCACAACCACGATGGTCGTTACTGGGCGAGAATCTTTCCATACCCGAGCGGAGTTTTAGTGGGAGGAATCATTCATGGCTGATCAGAAAAATACGCAATCGAATTGGACCGGAAGCCAGGCATATGTACTGGCCATCATCTGCCTGGTCGCCGGCATCGCGATCGGCTATCTCGTGCGCGGCTCGGCATCGCCCGCCGTCGCCCATGACCACGGCACCGAAGCCTCTTCCGGCATGCCCACTGGCGTGAATCCCGGCATGGAAGGCATGCAGCAGCCCAGCCCCGAGCAAATGCGCCGCATGGCCGAAAAGCAGGCGGAACCCCTGCTGGCTCAGTTGAAGTCGAACCCCAACGACGCCAAGCTCCTCTACAACATCGGCAACATTTATTACGACACCCAGCAGTACCCCGAAGCCATCAAGTACTACGAGCAGTCGCTCAAAATCGACCCCAAATCAAGCGACGTCCGCACCGACATGGCGACCGCTTACTTCTATTCCGATCAACCCGACCGCGCCCTGGCCGAGATCGAAACGGTTCTGAAGTCCGATCCCAAGCACGCCAACGCTCTCTTCAACAAGGGAATGTACCTGTGGAGAGGCAAGATGGACATCAACGGTGCCGTGGCGGCCTGGAAGGAATTGCTGAAGACCAACCCGAACTACGCGCATCGCGACGAAGTCCAGAATTTCATCGCTCAAGCCGAAAAGCACGCCAACATCAAACCCGGCCAGAAGACCAACAAGCCGGCCATGAACTGAACGACTCATACTTAACTACTCTTCATTGCGAACGACCAGCGAGCACGGCTTCGGCCGTGCTCATCCTGTTTAGGGCCTCCGCCTGATAACATCTTGATGTGTTTATCGATGAGGCAAAAATCCGGATAAAGGCCGGCAACGGTGGCAACGGCTGTATTGCTTTCCGCCGCGAAAAGTTCGTGCCCCGTGGAGGGCCCTCCGGCGGAGACGGCGGCCGTGGTGGCGACGTCATCATGGAATCCAGCGAGCGCCACAATACGCTCGTCCACTTCCGCTTCAACCCCGAGTACAAAGCCGAGCGCGGACGCCACGGCGAAGGTTCGCAGCGTACTGGCCGTGAAGGCGAAGACGTCCTGCTTAAAGTCCCCGTCGGAACCATCGTCTATGACGACGTCACCGGCGAAGTTGTTCACGATTTTTCCGGCCCTGACGAGCGTGTCGTCGTCGCCCGCGGCGGCCGTGGCGGCCGGGGCAACGCCCAGTTCAAGACCAGCACCAACCAGGCTCCGCGTCACGCCGAACCCGGCCGCGAAGGGGAAGAGCGTGTCCTCCGTCTCGAACTCAAACTTCTCGCCGATGTCGGACTCGTCGGCTATCCCAACGTGGGCAAATCCACTTTAATTTCCCGTATCTCGGCAGCCCGCCCGAAGATCGCCGATTACCCATTCACCACGCTGGAGCCGAACCTCGGCGTCGTGGCCGTCGGCGAAGTCAACGACCAAATCAGCTTCGTGGTCGCCGACATTCCCGGTCTCATCGAAGGCGCCTCCGAAGG
This window of the Terriglobales bacterium genome carries:
- the obgE gene encoding GTPase ObgE, whose product is MFIDEAKIRIKAGNGGNGCIAFRREKFVPRGGPSGGDGGRGGDVIMESSERHNTLVHFRFNPEYKAERGRHGEGSQRTGREGEDVLLKVPVGTIVYDDVTGEVVHDFSGPDERVVVARGGRGGRGNAQFKTSTNQAPRHAEPGREGEERVLRLELKLLADVGLVGYPNVGKSTLISRISAARPKIADYPFTTLEPNLGVVAVGEVNDQISFVVADIPGLIEGASEGAGLGTQFLRHIERTQMLVHLVDVSDASGRPDPVQDFEVIMNELESFGAGLEQKPIIVVASKADVANPEKLQKLQKYAKKRRLALFPISSVTGEGIKELMWAMAHRVRDLREGRPMEVVLEEEKSAPKPRLKKKTAAKKTAAKKKKTAAKRPAKRTS
- a CDS encoding tetratricopeptide repeat protein produces the protein MADQKNTQSNWTGSQAYVLAIICLVAGIAIGYLVRGSASPAVAHDHGTEASSGMPTGVNPGMEGMQQPSPEQMRRMAEKQAEPLLAQLKSNPNDAKLLYNIGNIYYDTQQYPEAIKYYEQSLKIDPKSSDVRTDMATAYFYSDQPDRALAEIETVLKSDPKHANALFNKGMYLWRGKMDINGAVAAWKELLKTNPNYAHRDEVQNFIAQAEKHANIKPGQKTNKPAMN